Proteins co-encoded in one Pseudomonas beijingensis genomic window:
- a CDS encoding FadR/GntR family transcriptional regulator: MSAISPLIKRSLVDQALEQLRQRISDGVWSVGQRLPTEPELVAELGISRNTVREAMRVLAFSGLIEIRQGDGSYVRAVVDPLDTLKVLSRCSLEQARETRHILEVEAIGLASLRRTDEDLLALRRALQASSEHYHGDLEHYIACDLVFHRLLVDAAHNPALSELYRYFSSVIGAQLRQSLSIIPRHQHVFDLHVEILEAVERQDPEQAKALCRQLINEP; encoded by the coding sequence ATGTCAGCTATTTCCCCATTAATAAAACGCTCCCTGGTCGATCAAGCTCTGGAGCAATTGCGCCAGCGCATCAGCGATGGTGTGTGGTCCGTCGGCCAGCGCCTGCCCACCGAGCCGGAGTTGGTGGCGGAGTTGGGGATCAGCCGCAACACGGTGCGCGAAGCGATGCGCGTGCTGGCCTTTTCCGGGCTGATCGAGATCCGCCAGGGCGACGGCAGCTACGTGCGGGCGGTGGTCGATCCGCTGGATACCCTCAAGGTGCTGTCGCGCTGTTCGCTGGAACAGGCCCGGGAAACCCGGCACATCCTGGAAGTCGAGGCCATTGGCCTGGCGTCGCTGCGGCGAACCGATGAGGATTTGCTTGCCTTGCGCCGGGCGCTGCAAGCCAGTAGCGAGCATTACCACGGCGACCTGGAGCACTACATCGCCTGCGACCTGGTGTTCCACCGCCTGCTGGTAGACGCCGCGCACAACCCTGCGCTGAGCGAGCTCTATCGCTACTTTTCCAGCGTCATCGGCGCACAATTGCGCCAGAGCCTCAGCATCATTCCCCGCCATCAACATGTGTTCGACCTGCACGTCGAAATTCTCGAAGCCGTCGAACGCCAAGACCCGGAGCAGGCCAAGGCCCTCTGCCGGCAGTTGATCAATGAACCCTGA
- a CDS encoding CynX/NimT family MFS transporter translates to MNPESELSMSRDLLDPATSTASKRAAELEELLIDAEADDEQAQQRHPLVRRPWLLLLGLILVALNLRPALSSMAPLLSEVSKSLGLSAAQAGLLTTLPVLCLGLFAPLAPVLARRFGAERVVLGILLTLAGGIVLRSAFGQVGLFAGSILAGASIGVIGVLLPGIVKRDFAKQAGAMTGVYTMALCLGAAMAAGATVPLSEHLGHNWALGLGFWVVPALLAAVFWLPQVGEKHGAHQVAYRVRGLLRDPLAWQVTLYMGLQSSLAYIVFGWLPSILIGRGLTPTQAGLVLSGSVIVQLISSLAAPWLATRGKDQRLAIVIVMVMTLGGLFGCLYAPIDGLWGWAILLGLGQGATFSLALTLIVLRSRDAHVAANLSSMAQGFGYTLASLGPFAVGVVHDLTGGWNALGWIFGLIGLGAIIAGIGAGRALYVGVSSERVTDRS, encoded by the coding sequence ATGAACCCTGAATCCGAGCTTTCCATGTCCCGCGATCTGCTTGACCCTGCTACCTCGACGGCGTCCAAACGCGCCGCCGAACTCGAAGAACTGTTGATCGACGCCGAGGCCGACGATGAACAGGCCCAGCAGCGCCATCCCCTGGTGCGCCGGCCTTGGTTGTTGCTGCTCGGGCTGATCCTGGTGGCGTTGAACCTGCGTCCGGCGTTGTCGAGCATGGCGCCGTTGCTCAGCGAAGTGTCAAAAAGCCTTGGCCTGTCGGCTGCCCAGGCCGGTTTGCTGACCACGTTGCCTGTGCTTTGCCTGGGCCTGTTCGCACCGCTGGCGCCGGTGCTGGCGCGGCGCTTCGGGGCCGAGCGCGTGGTGCTGGGGATCTTGCTGACACTGGCGGGGGGGATTGTCCTGCGCAGTGCGTTCGGTCAGGTCGGGCTGTTCGCCGGCAGTATCCTGGCCGGTGCGAGCATCGGCGTGATCGGCGTGCTGCTGCCGGGCATCGTCAAGCGCGACTTCGCCAAACAGGCCGGCGCCATGACCGGTGTCTACACCATGGCGCTGTGCCTGGGCGCGGCGATGGCGGCCGGGGCAACGGTGCCGTTGAGCGAGCACCTTGGCCACAATTGGGCCTTGGGCCTGGGGTTCTGGGTGGTTCCGGCGCTGCTGGCTGCAGTGTTCTGGTTGCCACAAGTGGGCGAGAAGCACGGTGCCCATCAGGTGGCGTACCGGGTCCGCGGCTTGCTGCGTGATCCCCTGGCCTGGCAAGTGACCTTGTACATGGGGTTGCAATCGTCCCTGGCCTACATCGTGTTCGGTTGGCTGCCCTCGATCCTGATTGGGCGTGGCCTGACCCCGACCCAGGCCGGGCTCGTGCTGTCCGGCTCGGTCATCGTGCAGTTGATCAGCTCCCTCGCCGCGCCCTGGCTGGCAACGCGTGGCAAGGACCAGCGCCTGGCTATCGTGATCGTCATGGTCATGACCCTGGGCGGGTTGTTCGGTTGCCTCTACGCACCCATCGACGGCTTGTGGGGCTGGGCGATCCTGCTGGGCTTGGGGCAGGGCGCGACCTTCAGCCTGGCGCTCACGCTGATCGTGTTGCGTTCGCGGGATGCCCATGTGGCCGCCAACCTGTCCAGCATGGCCCAGGGTTTTGGTTATACGCTGGCGTCGCTGGGGCCCTTCGCGGTGGGCGTGGTCCACGACTTGACCGGCGGCTGGAATGCCCTGGGCTGGATCTTCGGCCTGATTGGCCTGGGAGCGATCATCGCAGGCATCGGCGCAGGCCGGGCGTTATATGTCGGAGTCAGCAGCGAAAGAGTCACTGACCGTAGTTGA
- a CDS encoding nuclear transport factor 2 family protein encodes MSDAHNALITRFYQAFQRLDAEAMSACYTDDVVFSDPAFGELRGRDAGDMWRMLTTRAKDFSLTFDNVRSDERTGEAHWVATYLFSQTGNIVINDIQARFVFRDGKICEHRDSFDLWRWSRQALGTKGLLLGWTPLVHNAVRAQALKGLRAFQASR; translated from the coding sequence ATGAGTGATGCCCACAACGCCTTGATCACCCGTTTTTATCAGGCTTTCCAGCGCCTGGACGCCGAGGCCATGAGCGCCTGCTACACCGACGACGTGGTGTTCAGCGATCCGGCGTTTGGCGAGTTGCGCGGGCGCGATGCCGGCGACATGTGGCGCATGTTGACGACCCGGGCCAAGGACTTTTCCCTGACCTTCGATAACGTGCGCAGCGACGAGCGTACCGGCGAGGCGCATTGGGTAGCGACCTACCTGTTCAGCCAGACCGGCAACATCGTGATCAACGACATCCAGGCGCGCTTCGTTTTTCGCGATGGCAAGATCTGCGAGCACCGTGACAGCTTTGATCTGTGGCGCTGGTCCCGCCAGGCGTTGGGCACCAAGGGCCTGCTGTTGGGGTGGACGCCTCTGGTGCACAACGCCGTCAGGGCCCAGGCGCTCAAGGGACTGCGGGCGTTCCAGGCCAGTCGCTGA
- a CDS encoding GIY-YIG nuclease family protein codes for MTTADLSPDLPVQGPAEADKTWFVYLVRAANGSLYCGISDDPVRRFVKHQSGKGARFFLSSPAVALVYTEACRDKGEALRQERLIKKLKKSAKECLVASGLSLHQPG; via the coding sequence GTGACGACCGCCGACCTCTCTCCCGATCTGCCTGTACAAGGTCCCGCCGAAGCGGACAAAACCTGGTTCGTCTACCTGGTGCGGGCTGCCAATGGCTCGCTGTACTGCGGCATCAGTGATGACCCGGTACGGCGCTTCGTCAAGCACCAAAGCGGCAAGGGCGCGCGCTTCTTCCTGTCCAGCCCGGCCGTGGCCCTGGTGTATACCGAGGCTTGTCGCGACAAAGGCGAGGCCCTGCGTCAGGAGCGGCTGATCAAAAAGCTCAAGAAAAGCGCCAAGGAATGCCTGGTGGCCAGTGGGCTGTCGCTTCATCAGCCTGGCTGA
- a CDS encoding glutathione S-transferase family protein — MSELILHHYPTSPFAEKARLLLGFKGLSWRSVNIPPMMPKPDLTALTGGYRKTPVLQIGADIYCDTSLMARRLEQEKASPALFPEGREMLAASFAAWADSVVFQHAVSLVFQPESVAVRFAKLSPEAIKAFVSDRAGLFSGGTTTRLAAEQAKHQWPTIMARLEQQLQREEGDFLLGDPSIADFAMAHPLWFLKATPVTSPLVDTYPAVSAWLARVLGFGHGASSQMSSEEALEVARNATLAALPNEAFDEPNGFTAGQSVTIAATDYGVDPVAGELVFAGSEELILRREDERGGVVHVHFPRFGFRIEAR; from the coding sequence ATGTCAGAGCTGATTCTTCATCATTACCCAACGTCTCCTTTCGCGGAAAAAGCCCGGCTGTTACTGGGCTTCAAGGGCCTGTCCTGGCGTTCGGTGAACATACCGCCAATGATGCCCAAGCCTGACCTGACGGCACTGACGGGCGGCTATCGCAAGACCCCGGTATTGCAGATTGGCGCGGACATCTATTGCGATACGTCGTTGATGGCCCGCCGGCTGGAGCAGGAAAAAGCCTCGCCGGCACTGTTCCCCGAAGGCCGGGAAATGCTGGCCGCGTCCTTTGCCGCCTGGGCCGATTCGGTGGTGTTCCAGCATGCCGTGAGCCTGGTGTTCCAGCCGGAGTCGGTGGCGGTGCGGTTCGCCAAGCTATCGCCTGAAGCCATCAAGGCGTTCGTCAGCGACCGCGCCGGGTTGTTCAGTGGCGGCACGACTACGCGTTTGGCCGCAGAGCAGGCCAAGCACCAGTGGCCGACGATCATGGCGCGTCTCGAGCAACAGCTGCAGCGCGAGGAGGGCGATTTCCTGTTGGGTGATCCATCGATTGCCGACTTCGCCATGGCCCATCCGCTTTGGTTCCTCAAGGCCACGCCGGTGACTTCGCCGCTGGTGGACACGTATCCGGCGGTATCGGCATGGCTGGCGCGGGTGCTGGGCTTTGGCCATGGTGCATCGAGCCAGATGAGTTCCGAAGAGGCCTTGGAGGTTGCCCGCAACGCGACACTGGCAGCGCTGCCGAATGAGGCATTCGATGAACCGAATGGGTTCACGGCAGGGCAGTCGGTGACCATCGCCGCGACGGACTATGGCGTTGATCCGGTGGCTGGGGAGTTGGTGTTTGCGGGTAGCGAGGAGTTGATTCTGCGTCGTGAAGACGAACGTGGCGGGGTGGTGCATGTGCACTTTCCGCGGTTTGGCTTCCGGATCGAGGCCCGATGA
- the yejK gene encoding nucleoid-associated protein YejK — MPIRHCIVHLIDKKPDGTPAVLHARDSELAESTAIENMLADLNESYNAKQGKAWGFFHAESGAHPFSGWLKEYLDGGKDFTAFSRVAVEHLQKLMEESNLSVGGHVLFAHYQQGMTDYLAIALLHHSEGVAVTDELDVTPSRHLDLGQLHLAARINVSEWQNNKQSRQYISFIKGKNGKKVSEYFRDFIGCQEGVDGPGETRTLLKAFSDFVESEDLPEDDAREKTKTLVDYASSQAKLGEPMGLEELSELIDEDRPKAFYDHIRNKDYGLSPEIPADKRTLNQFRRFTGRAEGLSISFEAHLLGSKIEYDEEAGTLIIKGLPTSLTDQLKRRN; from the coding sequence ATGCCGATCCGTCATTGCATCGTCCACCTGATCGACAAAAAACCCGACGGCACCCCTGCTGTGCTCCATGCCCGCGACTCCGAACTGGCAGAGTCCACGGCCATCGAGAACATGCTCGCCGACCTCAACGAAAGCTATAACGCCAAGCAAGGCAAGGCCTGGGGCTTTTTCCATGCCGAGTCCGGGGCGCATCCGTTCAGCGGCTGGCTGAAGGAGTACCTGGACGGCGGCAAGGATTTCACCGCGTTCAGTCGCGTGGCGGTGGAACACCTGCAAAAGCTGATGGAAGAGTCCAACCTGTCGGTGGGCGGCCACGTGTTGTTCGCGCATTACCAGCAGGGCATGACCGACTACCTGGCCATCGCCCTGCTGCACCACAGCGAAGGCGTGGCGGTGACCGATGAACTGGACGTGACACCGTCCCGCCACCTGGACCTGGGCCAATTGCACCTGGCGGCTCGGATCAACGTGTCGGAATGGCAGAACAACAAGCAGTCCAGGCAGTACATCTCGTTCATCAAGGGCAAGAACGGCAAGAAGGTCTCGGAGTACTTCCGCGACTTCATCGGCTGCCAGGAAGGCGTCGACGGCCCCGGTGAGACCCGCACCCTGCTCAAGGCCTTCAGTGACTTCGTCGAAAGCGAAGACCTGCCGGAAGACGATGCCCGGGAAAAGACCAAGACCCTGGTGGACTACGCCAGTAGCCAGGCCAAGCTCGGCGAGCCCATGGGCCTGGAAGAACTGTCCGAGCTGATCGACGAAGATCGCCCGAAAGCCTTCTACGACCACATCCGCAACAAGGACTACGGGTTGTCCCCGGAAATCCCGGCGGATAAACGTACCCTCAACCAATTCCGTCGCTTCACCGGCCGCGCCGAAGGCTTGTCCATCAGCTTCGAAGCGCACTTGCTGGGCTCCAAGATCGAGTACGACGAGGAAGCCGGTACGTTGATCATCAAGGGCTTGCCGACGTCGCTGACTGATCAGCTCAAGCGCCGCAACTGA
- a CDS encoding HU family DNA-binding protein, producing the protein MALTKDQLIGDLAEAVDAPKATVRALLDQLGQIVADQLENGGEITLPGVGKLKVTERPARTGRNPSTGAAIEIAAKKVIKLVVAKGLTDAVNK; encoded by the coding sequence ATGGCTCTTACTAAAGACCAACTGATCGGCGATTTGGCTGAAGCTGTAGACGCACCAAAAGCTACCGTGCGTGCGCTGCTGGACCAACTGGGCCAAATCGTGGCTGATCAGCTGGAAAATGGCGGCGAAATCACTCTGCCAGGTGTTGGCAAGCTGAAAGTCACCGAGCGTCCTGCCCGTACCGGCCGTAACCCTTCGACTGGCGCTGCCATCGAAATCGCTGCCAAGAAAGTGATCAAGCTGGTTGTGGCCAAAGGCCTGACCGACGCGGTCAACAAGTAA
- the rlmF gene encoding 23S rRNA (adenine(1618)-N(6))-methyltransferase RlmF produces MTAPRSPKPARQKPKPAEAKPVAPREKASLHPRNRHQGRYDFPALIKSTPELAKFVIINPYGKESIDFASPEAVRVFNRALLKSFYGIAHWDIPADYLCPPVPGRADYVHFLADLLARHNDGEIPRGAAVKVLDIGTGANCVYPLIGYSDYRWHFLGSEIDPTAIASAKAIVQANGLNKAIQLRQQANRKQILLGLLEDGERFDLTMCNPPFHASLEEATKGSQRKWRALGKADPKRKLPVLNFGGQAAELWCEGGEARFVTQLIGESAQVAGQVLWFSTLVSKASNLPAIQAALKKAGALHSQVVEMSQGQKQSRFVAWTFQSEAQQQAWRQSRWVRKG; encoded by the coding sequence ATGACTGCCCCTCGCTCCCCAAAACCTGCCCGCCAGAAGCCCAAGCCCGCCGAGGCCAAACCCGTGGCGCCGCGGGAGAAGGCCAGCCTGCACCCGCGTAACCGTCACCAGGGCCGCTATGACTTCCCCGCGTTGATCAAGTCCACGCCTGAATTGGCCAAGTTCGTGATCATCAACCCCTACGGCAAGGAAAGCATCGACTTTGCCAGCCCCGAAGCCGTGCGGGTGTTCAATCGGGCGCTGCTCAAATCCTTTTACGGCATCGCCCACTGGGATATCCCGGCCGATTATCTGTGCCCGCCGGTGCCAGGTCGTGCGGACTATGTGCACTTCCTCGCCGATTTGCTCGCCCGCCACAACGACGGTGAAATCCCCCGCGGGGCGGCCGTGAAGGTGCTGGACATCGGCACGGGTGCCAACTGCGTCTATCCGCTGATCGGGTACAGCGACTACCGCTGGCACTTCCTCGGCTCCGAGATCGACCCGACCGCCATCGCCTCGGCCAAGGCCATCGTCCAAGCCAATGGCCTGAACAAAGCCATCCAGTTGCGCCAGCAAGCCAACCGCAAACAGATCCTGTTGGGTCTGCTGGAAGACGGCGAACGGTTCGACCTGACGATGTGCAATCCACCGTTTCACGCCTCCCTGGAGGAAGCCACCAAGGGCAGCCAGCGCAAGTGGCGGGCGCTGGGCAAGGCCGACCCGAAGCGCAAGCTGCCGGTGCTGAATTTTGGCGGTCAGGCCGCAGAGTTGTGGTGCGAGGGTGGGGAAGCCCGGTTCGTGACGCAACTGATCGGCGAGAGCGCGCAGGTGGCAGGGCAAGTGCTGTGGTTCAGCACCCTGGTGTCGAAGGCATCGAATCTGCCGGCGATTCAGGCCGCACTGAAAAAGGCCGGGGCGCTGCACAGCCAGGTGGTAGAGATGTCCCAGGGCCAGAAGCAGAGTCGATTCGTGGCCTGGACCTTTCAGTCCGAGGCACAGCAGCAGGCGTGGCGCCAGTCGCGTTGGGTTCGCAAGGGCTGA
- a CDS encoding valine--tRNA ligase, protein MDKTYQPHAIETSWYNTWESENYFAPQGAGDSYTIMIPPPNVTGSLHMGHGFNNAIMDALIRFRRMQGRNTLWQPGTDHAGIATQMLVERRLEAQGQNRHDLGREKFLEKVWEWKDESGGNISRQIRRLGSSVDWSRERFTMDDGLSEAVKEAFVRLHEDGLIYRGKRLVNWDTKLHTAISDLEVENHDEKGFLWNLKYPLADGAKTAEGKDYLIVATTRPETMLGDSAVAVNPNDERYQALIGKFVELPLVGRRIPIIGDDYCDPEFGTGCVKITPAHDFNDYEVGKRHNLPLLNIFDKNANVLPAAQAFNLDGTLNESVDGQIPAEYAGLDRFEARKQIVAAFEAAGLLVSFDDHALKVPKGDRSGTIIEPWLTDQWYVSTKPLAEPAIAAVEDGRIQFVPKQYENMYFSWMRDIQDWCISRQLWWGHRIPAWYDESGKVYVGRDEAEVRAKHNLGPDVALAQDNDVLDTWFSSGLWTFSTLGWPQQTEFLKKFHSTDVLVTGFDIIFFWVARMIMMTMHLMKNEDGTPQVPFKTVYVHGLVRDGQGQKMSKSKGNVLDPLDIIDGIDLETLVQKRTSGLMQPKLAKKIEKATREEFAEGIASYGTDALRFTFCSLASTGRDIKFDMGRVEGYRNFCNKIWNAARYVLDKGEDCGQNGEAYELTLADRWIISQLQRTEAEVTRQLDQFRFDLAAQALYEFIWNQYCDWYLELSKPVLWDENAPVERQRGTRRTLVRVLEVALRLAHPFMPFITEEIWQRIAPLAGIQGKTIMLQPWPVANETRIDPAAEDDIEWLKTFMLGLRNIRAEMNIGPGKPLTLFLKNASAEDLRRLNENEALLKKLAKLESVTVLAAGEEAPLSATALVGEMEVLVPMAGLIDKAAELARLDKEILRLKGEVQRVGGKLSNAGFVDKAPAEVIEKERAKLAEAEQALGKLAEQHGRISSL, encoded by the coding sequence ATGGATAAGACCTACCAGCCGCACGCCATTGAAACTTCCTGGTACAACACCTGGGAGTCCGAGAATTATTTCGCTCCGCAAGGCGCGGGCGATTCCTACACCATCATGATCCCGCCGCCGAACGTCACCGGCAGCCTGCACATGGGCCACGGTTTCAACAACGCGATCATGGACGCCTTGATCCGTTTCCGTCGCATGCAAGGTCGCAACACCTTGTGGCAGCCGGGCACCGACCACGCCGGTATCGCCACGCAGATGCTGGTGGAACGCCGCCTCGAAGCCCAAGGCCAGAATCGCCATGACCTGGGTCGCGAGAAATTCCTCGAGAAAGTCTGGGAATGGAAAGACGAATCCGGTGGCAACATCAGCCGCCAGATCCGTCGCCTCGGCTCGTCCGTGGACTGGAGCCGCGAGCGCTTCACCATGGATGACGGGCTTTCGGAAGCGGTGAAGGAAGCCTTCGTGCGCCTGCATGAAGACGGCCTGATCTATCGCGGCAAGCGCCTGGTCAACTGGGACACCAAGTTGCACACGGCCATTTCCGACCTCGAAGTGGAGAACCACGACGAGAAAGGTTTTCTGTGGAACTTGAAGTACCCCCTGGCCGACGGTGCCAAGACCGCCGAAGGCAAGGATTACCTGATCGTTGCCACCACGCGTCCGGAAACCATGCTGGGTGACTCCGCCGTCGCGGTGAACCCGAACGATGAGCGCTACCAGGCGCTGATCGGCAAGTTCGTCGAACTGCCTCTGGTTGGCCGGCGCATCCCGATCATCGGCGATGACTACTGCGACCCGGAATTCGGCACCGGCTGTGTGAAAATCACCCCGGCCCACGATTTCAACGACTACGAAGTTGGCAAGCGCCACAACCTGCCGCTGCTGAACATCTTCGACAAGAACGCCAATGTCTTGCCGGCCGCCCAGGCGTTCAACCTCGATGGCACGCTGAACGAAAGCGTCGACGGCCAGATCCCGGCCGAATACGCCGGCCTGGACCGCTTCGAAGCGCGCAAGCAGATCGTCGCGGCGTTCGAAGCCGCCGGCCTGCTGGTCAGCTTCGACGATCACGCCCTGAAAGTCCCGAAAGGCGACCGCTCCGGCACCATCATCGAGCCGTGGCTGACCGACCAGTGGTACGTGTCCACCAAACCGCTGGCCGAGCCGGCCATTGCCGCCGTGGAAGACGGCCGCATCCAGTTCGTGCCCAAGCAATACGAGAACATGTATTTCTCGTGGATGCGCGACATCCAGGATTGGTGCATCAGCCGTCAGCTGTGGTGGGGTCATCGCATTCCGGCCTGGTACGACGAGTCGGGCAAGGTCTATGTCGGCCGCGATGAAGCCGAAGTCCGCGCCAAGCACAACCTCGGTCCGGACGTGGCCCTGGCTCAGGACAACGACGTCCTCGACACCTGGTTCAGCTCGGGCCTGTGGACCTTCTCGACCCTGGGCTGGCCGCAGCAGACCGAGTTCCTGAAGAAATTCCACTCCACCGACGTGCTGGTCACCGGCTTCGACATCATTTTCTTCTGGGTCGCCCGGATGATCATGATGACCATGCACTTGATGAAAAACGAAGACGGTACGCCACAAGTACCATTCAAGACGGTCTACGTCCACGGTCTGGTGCGCGACGGCCAGGGCCAGAAGATGTCCAAGTCCAAGGGCAACGTCCTCGACCCGCTGGACATCATCGACGGCATCGACCTGGAAACCCTGGTACAGAAACGCACCTCCGGCCTGATGCAGCCGAAACTGGCGAAGAAGATCGAGAAGGCCACCCGCGAAGAATTCGCCGAGGGCATCGCCAGCTACGGCACCGATGCCCTGCGTTTCACCTTCTGCTCGCTGGCGTCTACCGGTCGCGACATCAAGTTCGACATGGGCCGCGTCGAAGGCTACCGCAACTTCTGCAACAAGATCTGGAACGCCGCGCGCTACGTGCTGGATAAAGGCGAAGACTGCGGCCAGAACGGCGAGGCCTATGAGCTGACCCTGGCCGATCGCTGGATCATTTCCCAGTTGCAGCGCACCGAAGCCGAAGTGACCCGCCAGCTCGATCAGTTCCGTTTCGACCTGGCGGCACAAGCCTTGTACGAGTTCATCTGGAACCAGTACTGCGACTGGTACCTGGAACTGTCCAAGCCTGTGCTGTGGGACGAAAACGCACCGGTCGAGCGCCAGCGCGGCACCCGTCGCACTCTGGTGCGCGTGCTGGAAGTGGCCCTGCGCCTGGCGCATCCGTTCATGCCGTTCATCACCGAGGAAATCTGGCAGCGCATCGCACCGCTGGCGGGCATCCAAGGCAAGACGATCATGCTGCAACCGTGGCCGGTGGCCAACGAGACCCGCATCGATCCGGCGGCCGAGGACGACATCGAATGGCTCAAGACCTTCATGCTGGGCCTGCGCAACATCCGCGCCGAAATGAACATCGGCCCGGGCAAGCCGCTGACCCTGTTCCTGAAGAATGCCAGCGCCGAAGACCTGCGCCGCCTCAACGAAAACGAAGCGCTGCTCAAGAAGCTGGCGAAGCTCGAATCGGTGACGGTGCTGGCCGCCGGCGAAGAAGCCCCCCTGTCGGCCACCGCCCTGGTCGGCGAGATGGAAGTGCTGGTGCCGATGGCCGGCCTGATCGACAAGGCCGCCGAACTGGCGCGCCTGGACAAGGAAATCCTGCGTCTGAAGGGTGAAGTGCAGCGGGTCGGCGGCAAGCTGTCCAACGCCGGCTTCGTCGACAAGGCGCCGGCCGAAGTCATCGAGAAGGAACGGGCCAAACTGGCCGAGGCCGAACAGGCCCTGGGTAAGCTGGCCGAGCAGCATGGGCGGATCTCCAGCCTGTAA
- a CDS encoding DNA polymerase III subunit chi, protein MDTPKSPQKPTHLLDDLESIRQLLGDDNLQPPLLTDTVVHEPVHDEQIPLLFDPINGQPEPEPAAKAEAKGPDALLHLDSELRAAAQLILQDVIDDFAPHIETEIKRRLDARMERLLSQYE, encoded by the coding sequence ATGGACACTCCAAAATCGCCACAAAAGCCCACACACCTGCTGGATGACCTCGAGTCGATCCGCCAACTGCTCGGCGACGACAACCTGCAACCGCCGCTGCTGACCGACACGGTCGTGCACGAGCCGGTGCATGACGAGCAGATTCCCCTGCTGTTCGATCCGATCAACGGCCAGCCGGAACCCGAACCTGCCGCCAAGGCCGAAGCCAAAGGCCCCGACGCCCTGCTGCACCTGGACAGTGAATTGCGTGCTGCGGCGCAGTTGATCCTGCAAGACGTCATCGACGACTTCGCCCCACACATCGAAACCGAGATCAAGCGCCGGCTGGATGCGCGGATGGAGCGGTTGTTGAGCCAGTACGAATAA
- a CDS encoding DNA polymerase III subunit chi produces MTKVDFYILPSADPSARLDFACKLTDKAWRMGHRIYLHCSDAAQREDLDARLWAFKGESFVPHGPAESEPEGLIVLGLGDDCGQHQDLLVNLDLKVPAFAQRFARVAEVVVEDPASRQAARESFRFYREQGYPLQDHRLQRL; encoded by the coding sequence ATGACCAAAGTCGATTTCTATATCCTGCCCAGCGCCGATCCGTCGGCGCGGCTGGATTTCGCCTGCAAGCTCACCGATAAGGCCTGGCGCATGGGGCACCGCATCTACCTGCATTGCAGCGATGCTGCCCAGCGCGAGGACCTGGACGCACGCCTGTGGGCGTTCAAGGGCGAGAGCTTCGTGCCCCACGGCCCGGCCGAAAGCGAACCCGAGGGGCTGATCGTGCTGGGGCTGGGGGATGACTGCGGTCAGCACCAGGACCTGCTGGTCAACCTCGACCTGAAAGTACCGGCCTTTGCCCAGCGCTTCGCCCGCGTGGCGGAAGTGGTGGTGGAAGACCCGGCCAGCCGACAAGCCGCGCGGGAGAGTTTCCGTTTCTACCGCGAACAGGGCTATCCTCTGCAAGACCACCGTTTACAGCGACTCTGA